A single genomic interval of Dehalococcoidia bacterium harbors:
- a CDS encoding flagellin — MDKVLVTVLLVVAGIVSAAIVANTVLPAVQRAGGDVISVSDAVSDRIRTDARIIETAAAAASTTVQVWVKNVGSVTIANLERMDVFFGPVGSFERVPPCSQTGNVAPCWDIAIENDTRWSPYATARVEIELDAGLTSGQDYIVTIVLPNGVPISTTFSV, encoded by the coding sequence ATGGACAAGGTCTTGGTGACGGTGCTGCTGGTGGTGGCAGGCATCGTCTCCGCTGCCATCGTCGCCAACACCGTCCTGCCAGCGGTGCAGAGGGCGGGGGGCGATGTCATCTCCGTCAGCGACGCCGTCAGCGACCGCATCCGCACCGACGCCCGCATCATCGAGACGGCGGCGGCAGCCGCCTCCACGACGGTGCAGGTCTGGGTCAAGAACGTCGGGTCCGTCACCATCGCCAACCTGGAGCGGATGGACGTCTTCTTCGGGCCGGTGGGCAGCTTCGAGCGCGTCCCGCCCTGCTCCCAGACGGGCAACGTGGCCCCCTGCTGGGATATCGCCATAGAGAACGACACCCGCTGGTCGCCCTATGCCACTGCTCGGGTGGAGATCGAGCTGGACGCGGGCCTGACCAGCGGCCAGGACTACATCGTCACCATCGTCCTGCCCAATGGGGTGCCCATCAGCACCACCTTCTCGGTGTAG